In Ovis canadensis isolate MfBH-ARS-UI-01 breed Bighorn chromosome 3, ARS-UI_OviCan_v2, whole genome shotgun sequence, one DNA window encodes the following:
- the AQP5 gene encoding aquaporin-5 isoform X1 yields MRGSQPAGPVYTAGRVTWPQRACGCPGGGARGAGGAAALKCPPCARCWPPGAGAAHCPPGPAPPRAACLVYSAPPQAPCHVASHAAGTRDCAAPPSQPPTPCTAAAQTGDPCGGCCLDTMKKEVCSAAFLKAVFAEFLATLIFVFFGLGSALKWPSAMPSVLQISLAFGLAIGTMAQALGPVSGGHMNPAITLALLVGNQISLLRAVFYLVAQLVGAIAGAAILYGLAPYNARGNLAVNALNNNTTAGQAVVAEMILTFQLALCVFSSTDSRRTSPVGSPALSIGLSVTLGHLVGIYFTGCSMNPARSFGPAVIMSRFSSAHWVFWVGPIVGAATAAIIYFYLLFPHSLSLSDRVAILKGTYEPDEDWEESQEERKKTMELTAH; encoded by the exons ATGCGCGGGTCCCAGCCCGCCGGGCCGGTCTACACCGCCGGCCGGGTCACGTGGCCCCAGAGGGCGTGCGGCTGTCCGGGCGGGGGGgcgcgcggggccgggggcgcggcGGCCCTGAAGTGCCCTCCCTGCGCGCGGTGCTGGCCCCCGGGTGCGGGAGCCGCCCACTGCCCCCCCGGGCCCGCCCCGCCGCGGGCCGCCTGCCTGGTATATAGCGCGCCCCCGCAGGCCCCGTGCCACGTCGCTAGCCACGCCGCGGGCACCCGAGACTGTGCGGCGCCCCCgagccagccccccaccccctgcaccgCCGCCGCCCAAACGGGCGACCCCTGCGGGGGCTGCTGCCTCGACACCATGAAGAAGGAGGTGTGCTCCGCAGCCTTCCTCAAGGCGGTGTTCGCAGAGTTCCTGGCCACCCTCATCTTCGTCTTCTTCGGCCTCGGCTCGGCCCTCAAGTGGCCGTCGGCAATGCCCAGCGTCCTGCAGATCTCGCTGGCCTTCGGGCTGGCCATAGGTACCAtggcccaggccctggggcccgTGAGCGGTGGCCACATGAACCCCGCCATCACGCTGGCCCTCCTGGTCGGTAACCAGATCTCCCTGCTCCGGGCGGTCTTCtacctggtggcccagctggtggGCGCCATTGCTGGCGCCGCAATCCTCTATGGGCTGGCCCCGTACAATGCCCGAGGCAATCTGGCTGTCAATGCG CTCAACAACAACACGACTGCGGGCCAGGCTGTGGTGGCGGAAATGATTCTGACCTTCCAGCTGGCACTCTGCGTCTTCTCTTCCACTGACTCCCGCCGCACCAGCCCAGTGGGCTCCCCAGCCCTGTCCATTGGCCTGTCCGTCACACTGGGCCACCTAGTGGGG ATCTACTTCACGGGCTGCTCCATGAACCCGGCCCGATCTTTCGGTCCCGCAGTGATCATGAGTCGGTTCAGCTCCGCACACTGG GTGTTCTGGGTGGGGCCCATCGTGGGGGCTGCCACGGCTGCCATCATCTACTTCTACCTGCTCTTCCCCCACTCCCTGAGCCTGAGTGATCGTGTGGCCATCCTCAAGGGCACGTATGAGCCGGACGAGGACTGGGAGGAGAGCCAAGAGGAGCGGAAGAAGACCATGGAGCTGACTGCCCACTGA
- the AQP5 gene encoding aquaporin-5 isoform X2 produces MRGSQPAGPVYTAGRVTWPQRACGCPGGGARGAGGAAALKCPPCARCWPPGAGAAHCPPGPAPPRAACLVYSAPPQAPCHVASHAAGTRDCAAPPSQPPTPCTAAAQTGDPCGGCCLDTMKKEVCSAAFLKAVFAEFLATLIFVFFGLGSALKWPSAMPSVLQISLAFGLAIGTMAQALGPVSGGHMNPAITLALLVGNQISLLRAVFYLVAQLVGAIAGAAILYGLAPYNARGNLAVNALNNNTTAGQAVVAEMILTFQLALCVFSSTDSRRTSPVGSPALSIGLSVTLGHLVGIYFTGCSMNPARSFGPAVIMSRFSSAHWGTYEPDEDWEESQEERKKTMELTAH; encoded by the exons ATGCGCGGGTCCCAGCCCGCCGGGCCGGTCTACACCGCCGGCCGGGTCACGTGGCCCCAGAGGGCGTGCGGCTGTCCGGGCGGGGGGgcgcgcggggccgggggcgcggcGGCCCTGAAGTGCCCTCCCTGCGCGCGGTGCTGGCCCCCGGGTGCGGGAGCCGCCCACTGCCCCCCCGGGCCCGCCCCGCCGCGGGCCGCCTGCCTGGTATATAGCGCGCCCCCGCAGGCCCCGTGCCACGTCGCTAGCCACGCCGCGGGCACCCGAGACTGTGCGGCGCCCCCgagccagccccccaccccctgcaccgCCGCCGCCCAAACGGGCGACCCCTGCGGGGGCTGCTGCCTCGACACCATGAAGAAGGAGGTGTGCTCCGCAGCCTTCCTCAAGGCGGTGTTCGCAGAGTTCCTGGCCACCCTCATCTTCGTCTTCTTCGGCCTCGGCTCGGCCCTCAAGTGGCCGTCGGCAATGCCCAGCGTCCTGCAGATCTCGCTGGCCTTCGGGCTGGCCATAGGTACCAtggcccaggccctggggcccgTGAGCGGTGGCCACATGAACCCCGCCATCACGCTGGCCCTCCTGGTCGGTAACCAGATCTCCCTGCTCCGGGCGGTCTTCtacctggtggcccagctggtggGCGCCATTGCTGGCGCCGCAATCCTCTATGGGCTGGCCCCGTACAATGCCCGAGGCAATCTGGCTGTCAATGCG CTCAACAACAACACGACTGCGGGCCAGGCTGTGGTGGCGGAAATGATTCTGACCTTCCAGCTGGCACTCTGCGTCTTCTCTTCCACTGACTCCCGCCGCACCAGCCCAGTGGGCTCCCCAGCCCTGTCCATTGGCCTGTCCGTCACACTGGGCCACCTAGTGGGG ATCTACTTCACGGGCTGCTCCATGAACCCGGCCCGATCTTTCGGTCCCGCAGTGATCATGAGTCGGTTCAGCTCCGCACACTGG GGCACGTATGAGCCGGACGAGGACTGGGAGGAGAGCCAAGAGGAGCGGAAGAAGACCATGGAGCTGACTGCCCACTGA